A stretch of DNA from Mycolicibacterium celeriflavum:
ACCACTGGAGGTGTGATGGGGGAGAACGCGCAGCGGTTCGTCGACAGCTCGGACGACGTGCGGATCGCGGTTCACGAAGAAGGCAACCCCGACGGCCCCACGCTGGTCCTCGTGCACGGCTGGCCGGACTCGCACGTGCTGTGGGACGGCGTCGTGCCGCTGCTGGCCGACCGGTTCCGCATCGTGCGCTACGACAACCGCGGCGTCGGTGGATCCACTGTGCCCAAGCCTGTTTCGGCCTATCGCATGTCCCGGTACGCCGATGACTTCGAAGCCGTCACCGCCGCCGTCAGCCCCGGCGAACGGGTGCACGTGCTCGCGCACGACTGGGGCTCGGCGGCCATGTGGGAGTACCTGGCCCGGCCCGGTGCGAGCGACCGCGTCGCGTCGTTCACCTCGATTTCGGGTCCCAGCATCGACCACCTCAACCGCTTCGTCATCGGCAGCCTGAGGCGTCCGTGGCGTCCGCGGGGTTTCGTTCGCGCGCTGAGCCAGTTCCTGTCCTTCTCCTACATGGGCTTCTTCTCGATCCCGGGCATTGCACCGTTGGCCGTGCGCGGCTTCGTCGCAGACCTGGTGCGACAGATGCTGCTACTGCGCGACGGAATCCCGCCCGAGCAACTGCACCATTCCGCGACTTACAAGGACGACGCCGCCAAGAGCGTCAAGGTCTACGGCGCCAATTACCTGGCCTCGATGAAGACGGGGCGCACGGATCATTACGTCGATGTCCCGGTGCAGCTCATCGTCAACGTCAAGGATCCGTTCGTGCGGCCGTTCGTCTACGACGACACCAAGAACTGGGTAGGGCGGCTGTGGCGCCGCGACATCGCCGCCGGGCACTGGTCGCCGATGTCGCACCCGCACGCGATCGCACTGTCGGTCGAGCAGCTCGTCGACTTCCTCGACGGCAACCCGCCCGCGCGTGAACTGCTGCGCGCACAGGTTCCCCGGCCACGCGAATACTTCAGCGACACACTGGTTTCCGTGACCGGCGCGGGTAGCGGCATCGGTCGCGAGACGGCGCTCGCATTCGCGCGCGAGGGCGCCGAGATCGTCGTCAGCGACGTCGACGAGGGCACCGTCAAGGAAACCGCGGCCCAGATCGCCGCCCGTGGAGGTATCGCGCACGCCTACACCGTCGACGTGTCCGACGCCGATGCCGTCGAGCGGTTCGCCGACCGGGTGTGCGCCGAACACGGCGTGCCCGACATCGTGGTGAACAACGCGGGCGTCGGGCACGCCGGCATGTTCCTCGACACGCCGCGCGAGGAGTACGACCGTGTACTGGCCATCAACTTCGGCGGAGTTGTCAACTGCTGCAGGTCTTTCGGGCGCCGGATGGTCGACCGTGGGCTGGGCGGGCACGTCGTCAACATCTCCTCGATGGCGGCGTACTCCCCGCAGCAGTCGATGAACGCCTACGCCACCAGCAAGGCCGCGGTGTTCATGTTCGGTGACTGTCTGCGCGCCGAGCTGGACCAGGCCGGCGTGGGGCTCACCACGGTGTGCCCCGGCGTGATCGACACCAACATCGTGC
This window harbors:
- a CDS encoding SDR family oxidoreductase, producing the protein MGENAQRFVDSSDDVRIAVHEEGNPDGPTLVLVHGWPDSHVLWDGVVPLLADRFRIVRYDNRGVGGSTVPKPVSAYRMSRYADDFEAVTAAVSPGERVHVLAHDWGSAAMWEYLARPGASDRVASFTSISGPSIDHLNRFVIGSLRRPWRPRGFVRALSQFLSFSYMGFFSIPGIAPLAVRGFVADLVRQMLLLRDGIPPEQLHHSATYKDDAAKSVKVYGANYLASMKTGRTDHYVDVPVQLIVNVKDPFVRPFVYDDTKNWVGRLWRRDIAAGHWSPMSHPHAIALSVEQLVDFLDGNPPARELLRAQVPRPREYFSDTLVSVTGAGSGIGRETALAFAREGAEIVVSDVDEGTVKETAAQIAARGGIAHAYTVDVSDADAVERFADRVCAEHGVPDIVVNNAGVGHAGMFLDTPREEYDRVLAINFGGVVNCCRSFGRRMVDRGLGGHVVNISSMAAYSPQQSMNAYATSKAAVFMFGDCLRAELDQAGVGLTTVCPGVIDTNIVHTTRFDAPAGKREKVEARRAQLEKVFAKRRYGPDKAANAIVSAVKKNKPIRPVAPEAHLLYGVAHLLPQVMRSTARGKIV